The segment ACGCCCTCGCGCCGCTGCGCCTCCCGGCGTTCCCCGCCCCGCACGGCTTCACCACCCGCGCGGGCGGCGTCGGCGTCGGTCGGTACGCCACCCTGAACCTCGGGACGCACGTCGGGGACGACGCGGACGTCGTGGCGGAGAACCGCCGGCGGGCGCTCCGGGCGGCCGAGGCCGACCCGGCGCGCACCGCGCACGCGCGGCAGGTGCACGGCGCCACGGTGCTGGACGCCGCCGACGCCGCGGACGGCGTGCGTGAGGGCGACGCCCTGGTCGCCACGCGCCCCGGCTGGACGGTGGTCGTGACGGTCGCCGACTGCGTCCCGGTGCTGCTCTCGACGCCCGATGCGCGGGCGGTCGCCGCCGTCCACGCCGGCTGGCGGGGGCTCGTCGCCGGCGTCGTGGACGCCGCCGTCGCCGCCCTCGCCGCGCGCAGCGGGGTCGGTCCGGAGGCGCTGCACGCCGCCGTCGGGCCGCACGCCGGCGCCGGCGCGTGGGCGGCCGACCGCCCCGGCTACCAGGTCGGGCCGGAGGTCGTCGCCGCCTACGCCGACGCCGGCTTCCCCGACGCCGTCGCGCGGCCCGACCCGCGCGCCGCCGGCCGGTTCGAGGTGTCGCTGGAGGCGGCGACCCGCGCCGCGCTGGCGCGGGCCGGCGTCCGACCGGACCGGGTCGCGGTCGGCCCGTGGGACACGTTGGCGGACGCCGAACGGTTCTTCTCGCACCGGCGCGAGGGCGGTTCGACCGGCCGGCACTGGGCGTGGGTGCGGACCGTGGACGCCGCCGGCGGCTGGTAGGCTCCCCGCCATGGAGCGGCTTCTGGACGTCCTGCGCGCCCTTCGGGCCCCCGACGGGTGCCCGTGGGACCGGGCGCAGACGCACGACAGCCTCCGGCCGCAGCTGCTCGAGGAGGCCGCCGAAGCGGTCGACGCCCTCGGGAGCGGCGACGACGCCGCCGTCGTCGAGGAGCTCGGGGACGTGCTGCTGCACGTCGGCTTCCACGCCGTGCTCGGGGAGGAGTCCGGCCGGTTCGACGCCGACGCCATTCTGGACGCCCTCGTCGCGAAGTTGGTGCGGCGCCACCCGCACGTGTTCGGGGACGAACGCGCGACCGACGCCGCGGACGTCGAGGCGACGTGGGCGCGGGTGAAGGCCGAGGAGCGCGGCGGCGCCCCCCGCGATCCCCTCGACGCCGTCCCGGCGAGCCTCCCCGCCCTCGCGCGCGGCGCCGGCCTCGCCGACGCCCTCGGGTGGGCGCCGGACGACGACGCCGTGGCGCGGGCCGGCGCCGGCGCGGACGACGACGCCACCCTCGCGGGGGCGTTGCTGGCGCTCGCGATCCGCGCGAGCCGGCGCGGCGTCGATCCGGAGGTGTTGCTGCGCGACGCCCTCCGCGAGCGGGCCGCCCGCCACGACGGTGCGGGCGGCGCCGGTGCGGCGGCGGGGTCGTGAGGGGGGCGTCGTGAGGGTGGCGGAGCTCGACGGGCTGCGCGGCGCCCTGCAGGGCGTCGCCGCGGGGG is part of the Trueperaceae bacterium genome and harbors:
- a CDS encoding polyphenol oxidase family protein is translated as MPAAPPDALAPLRLPAFPAPHGFTTRAGGVGVGRYATLNLGTHVGDDADVVAENRRRALRAAEADPARTAHARQVHGATVLDAADAADGVREGDALVATRPGWTVVVTVADCVPVLLSTPDARAVAAVHAGWRGLVAGVVDAAVAALAARSGVGPEALHAAVGPHAGAGAWAADRPGYQVGPEVVAAYADAGFPDAVARPDPRAAGRFEVSLEAATRAALARAGVRPDRVAVGPWDTLADAERFFSHRREGGSTGRHWAWVRTVDAAGGW
- a CDS encoding MazG nucleotide pyrophosphohydrolase domain-containing protein; this encodes MERLLDVLRALRAPDGCPWDRAQTHDSLRPQLLEEAAEAVDALGSGDDAAVVEELGDVLLHVGFHAVLGEESGRFDADAILDALVAKLVRRHPHVFGDERATDAADVEATWARVKAEERGGAPRDPLDAVPASLPALARGAGLADALGWAPDDDAVARAGAGADDDATLAGALLALAIRASRRGVDPEVLLRDALRERAARHDGAGGAGAAAGS